The Brassica napus cultivar Da-Ae chromosome C7, Da-Ae, whole genome shotgun sequence genome has a segment encoding these proteins:
- the LOC106348596 gene encoding probable membrane-associated kinase regulator 1 has protein sequence MRRQPRPRPSPPRSHSSPSSSSSEFEFNVSISPRKASSSLCPADELFYKGQLLPLQLSPRLSLVRTLCSSTSSSDYTSSSSAARDSTESSSSTDSTASFPLLRPPPLDGCDSSRPSSVTDEEDSFFKPTKKNTSGGFSLSRFSSVFKKEHKTVSAAAPSPVKRMSSTAKEVIRKYMKKVKPLYDKLSQKQSTTTVTSSKTEQSSLKHSGNIRGTSSAVASSTAIPAAGSSSGGLSISFSGNLMKYTKRGRCAASCPSSMRSSPSHSGVLTRGGFPGQGGGGGSCSSSINNSMSSSMEELQSAIQGAIAHCKNSMMQKNMVSSLEI, from the coding sequence ATGAGACGTCAACCACGTCCACGTCCCTCTCCACCGCGTTCTCACTCGTCTCCGTCGTCATCTTCATCGGAGTTTGAGTTCAACGTCTCAATCTCTCCACGAAAAGCTTCTTCTTCGCTTTGCCCCGCCGATGAGCTCTTCTACAAAGGCCAGCTTCTCCCTCTCCAGCTCTCCCCTCGTCTCTCTCTCGTCCGTACACTCTGTTCTTCTACTTCTTCCTCTGACTACACTTCCTCTTCCTCCGCGGCACGTGACTCCACCGAATCTTCCTCCTCCACCGATTCCACCGCCTCTTTCCCTCTCCTCCGCCCTCCGCCGCTCGATGGCTGCGACTCTTCCCGTCCTAGCTCCGTAACCGATGAGGAAGATTCGTTCTTTAAACCGACGAAGAAGAACACTAGCGGCGGTTTCTCGCTCTCTAGATTCTCCTCTGTTTTCAAGAAAGAACACAAAACCGTCTCCGCCGCGGCTCCGTCGCCGGTGAAGAGAATGAGCTCCACGGCGAAAGAGGTTATCCGCAAATACATGAAAAAGGTCAAACCTTTATACGACAAGCTATCTCAGAAACAGAGCACCACCACCGTCACGTCTTCGAAAACAGAGCAATCATCTCTCAAACATTCCGGCAACATCCGAGGAACCTCCTCCGCCGTCGCTTCCTCCACCGCCATTCCGGCCGCTGGCTCCAGCAGCGGAGGGCTATCTATCTCTTTCTCAGGAAACCTAATGAAATACACGAAGCGAGGACGATGCGCGGCGAGCTGTCCGTCGTCGATGAGGTCGTCTCCGAGTCACTCCGGCGTGCTGACACGTGGCGGGTTTCCGGgtcaaggaggaggaggaggtagcTGCAGCAGCAGCATCAACAACAGTATGTCTTCTTCGATGGAAGAGCTTCAGAGTGCTATTCAAGGAGCTATTGCTCATTGCAAGAACTCAATGATGCAGAAGAATATGGTTAGTAGTCTCGAGATCTAG